In the Marinobacter sp. Arc7-DN-1 genome, ATGCTGGGTGACACCGTGGTGGGTTACTGCGCCACGTTCCGTATTGCCGAAGAAGTGGCGCTGGCGCCTCATGACTGGACCTCCATAACCGGCAATGGTTACGCCTCACGGCATGATCCCGAGGGTGATTGGCTGTACGGCATGGAGGTGTGTGTTGACCCGGAGTGTCGGGGATATCGCATCGGCGAGCGGCTGTACAACGAGCGCAAGCAACTGTGCCAGGCCTTGAACCTGCAGGGTGTGGTATTTGCCGGGCGCCTGCCAAGCCTGCGCCAGCGCCTGAAAAAGTTCGGCAGTGTTGAGGCCTACGTCGAGGCCATCAAGGGTAAGGAGCAGAAGGACCCGGTGCTGTCCTTTCAGCTCCATCAGGGCTTCGAAGTGCACGACATCATTCCCCATTATCTGGACGCCGATCACGATTCCATGGGCTACGGCATTCATCTGGTCTGGCGCAACCCGAAAGTACCGCGGATCGAAAACAGCGAGCGGCGCAAACGCTATGGCCACCGAATGCGGGATACAGTGCGTATTGGCACGGTTCAGTATCAGCAACGGCCGGTGGGATCATTTGACGAATTCAGCGAGATTGTCCGTTATTTCGTCGATGTTGTATCCACCTACAAGGGCGATTTTGTGGTGTTTCCGGAACTGTTTACTCTCCAGTTGCTATCGATTGAGGCCCGCAAGGGCAGCCCGGCGGAAACCTTCGCGGCGGTCACCCATTACGCAGAGCGCTACCGGGAACTGATGCGGGACCTGGCCCTGCGATACAACATCAACATTGTGGCCGGCTCCACTCCGGTGCGTGAGGAAGACGGCACCATTCGGAACATGGCCCATGTGTTCCTCAGGGATGGCCAGGTTTTTACCCAGCCCAAGATTCACCCGACCCCGAACGAGGCCTTCTGGTGGAACGTGCAGGGTGGCAACCGGGTCAGCGCCATCGAGACCGACTGCGGCACCATCGGAGTTCTGATCTGTTATGACGCGGAGTTTCCGGAACTGACCCGCCATCTGGTGGATCAGGGCGTTCATATCATCTTTGTGCCCTTCTGTACCGACGAACGCCAGAGCTACCTGAGGGTGCGTTACTGCTGTCAGGCCAGGGCGGTGGAAAACCAGGTGTACGTGGTGATGTCCGGTAACGTTGGCAACCTGCCCAAGGTGCCGAATATGGAAATCCAGTATGGCCAGAGCTGTATTCTTACCCCCTGTGATTTTCCGTTTGCCCGGGACGGTATCGCCGCAGACACGGAACCCAATGTTGAAACAGTGGCCTTCGCCGATCTCCGGCCGGAGGTGCTGATCACGGCCCGAAACAGTGGAACCGTGAAAAATCTTCAGGATCGTCGTCACGACCTCTACAGCGTGACCTGGCGTGGTGAGTAGACCGAGTAGACAGGAGTGTCGTTTTGCACGCTGAAGGGTCTGGAAAGCCGAGCCGCAGGATCCGGCGGGTCCGTCTGGTCGGCTGGATCGCGTTGGCCTTGCCAGCCGTTGCCGCGGGCTGGTCGCTGGTGGTCGGGCAGGGAAAGGTCGGCATGGCGTTGCCGGATATCCACCATGGCGGCTGGGAAGTGGCAGGGAGTCAGGCCCATATCATGCCCTCGGTCAACGCCAGTGGTGGGTCGGCGGTTATCCAGTTCACCCCCCCATCCCTGGTTCTTACCGAACGGCTGGCGTACACCGGTTCGGAGCAGCCCCTGCTGCTACAGGATCTCCGAACCGATATCAGCAATGTCACGCTTACGCTCGATTATGGCGCATCGAGTGCCTGGACCGAGCGGATCGCCATCAAAGGCGAGGTGAAGATCGAGGCAACCCGGATTGAACACCCATTCATGGTGCCGCAGGCGTGGAGTTTCCAGGGCAGGGTGCAGGGCCGTCTGGCTGACCTCCGGATTCAGGGCACGCTTTCATCCAGCGCGGGGCTGAAGGCCGACCTCACGATTCAGCTCAATCCGGGTGGCGGGGTCTCGGTTTTGGTCGATTCCGTTATCGAGGGGCAACAGGGGGTTCGCGCCCTGGCCGGAACTTTTGCCGGCTGGCCGGAGCTGCTGGCAGTGGATTCAGGCATTGCCGGGGTGTCGGCACAGGTTCGTCTGAACCCGGATGGTGAACTGGAAGCGAGCGGCAGCTCCAACCTGGAGAATGTCACCGGGGTGTTCAACCGAACCGCTTTCTCCGGGCTGAGCGGACGGGTACTTGCCTCCCTGGAAGATGACCGGTTGACCGCCGGGTTCCGGGATCTCACCGTTGAGCAGGTGAATCCTGGTATCCCGGTAACCTCCATTCGCTTTACCGGTGACTACATTGCGCCAGTTACCAATAGGCTGGAAGGCCAGCTGGAGGTACAGCAGGCGAGGGCCCGGTTCCTCGAGGGGGCACTCAGAATACCTCCGGGCGTCTATGATCTGGAAGACAGCTCTGGCGGGATACCCGTGGAGGTTCAGGATATTTCTCTGGACAGATTGATGAAGGCTTACCCTGCAGAGGGCCTTGAGGGCAGTGGTTTGCTCAGTGGCCGTATTCCCATAGGCTTCAGTAGCGACGGTGTTCAGGTGGCGAAAGGTCGCATTTCAGCGGAGGCGCCGGGCGGTCGGTTGCGGCTGCCCGGCGAGAAACTGCAGGCCATGCTGGGTGGCAACCAGGCCATGGATGTGGTCGTTCAAGCCTTGCAAAACTTTCACTATTCGGTGCTGGACAGCACGATAGACTACGATGAAAGGGGGAAGTTGACGCTGGATCTTCGCCTCGAGGGAAAGAATCCGGAACTCAGGGGTGGGCAGCCGGTTGTACTTAACGTGAACCTTGAGGAAGACATTCCCGCGCTGCTGACCAGCCTGCAGTTGAGTGGCAGGGTAAACGAAGCCGTTACAGAACGGGTCCGGAAGCTGTTGCAAGAGTCCGGCAAGGAGGCAGTGCCATGAAAAAATCGTTGCGGCCAACAGGGTCGGTTTTGGCAAGAGTACTGATGATATTGACGTTGCCGCTGGCAATGATTGCCTGCACGCCAACGGTGCAGATGGCGGCACCCAAAGAACCGATTACGGTGAACCTGAACGTGAAAATCGAGCACGAAATCTATATAAAAGTAGACAAGGAAGTGGATGACCTGTTCAGCGAAAAAGGGTTGTTCTGACCGGATCCGGATAGCTTAAGGGGTTGAAGATGAAACGATTCATACAGATGTGTGCCTTGGTTCTGGCGGTTGGTGTCAGTCTGTCCGTGTTCGCCATGGGGCTGGATGAGGCCAAACAGAAACTGGATACCGTCAAGCAGCAGGGACTGGTTGGAGAAACGCCGACGGGCTACCTGGAGGTGGTTCGTGCCGAAGGCCAGGCCAGGGAGGTGGTTGAGGCGATCAACAGTGCCCGCCGGGATGAGTACAAGCGCATTGCCGAGAAGCACAGTATCCCGGTCACCCAGGTTGAAACCGTTGCCGGGAAGAAGGCCATCGATAAAACGCCGGGTGGCCAGTACATTCAGGTTAATGGCAAGTGGGTGAAAAAGTAGCCTTGCGCTCTGAGTGCCGGGCCAGAATTACCGTTTAACACTCTTTTGCCGGGGTTTTCCGGCCTTGGGGCGTTTGCCCGACGCAGGCTTACCTTTCGGTCCCGGCCTTTGGGAACCGCCGGGCCCACCCGGTTTGGCTTTGGGACGATGCTTTGGCTTTGCAGCAGGCTTCTTTTTCGCAGGTTTTCCGGGCTGGGGCGGGGCCTCTGAGGAGGAGTCCCGGATGGCATCAAACAGTCCGGCCAGTTCTTTCTCCGTCAGATTGCGCCACTGGCCCACAGCCAGCCCCTTCAGGCTGACGTTCATGATCCGGATGCGCTCCAGCCTGGTTACCTCATAACCGAAGTGCTCGCACATGCGGCGAATCTGGCGGTTGAGGCCCTGAACCAGGGTAATGCGGAATACGAACCGGGATTCACTGGACACCTGGCACTTTTTTGTGACAGTTCCCAGGATCGGCACCCCGTTGGCCATACCCTCAACGAACTCCCGGGTCACCGGCTTGTCGACCGTAACCAGGTATTCCTTTTCATGGTTGTTTCCGGCCCGCAGGATCTTGTTGACCAGATCACCATTGCTGGTCATGAAGATCAGCCCCTGGGAGTCCTTGTCCAGCCGCCCGATCGGAAAGATGCGTTCGCTGTGGCCGACAAACCGCTGAATGTTGTGTTTCTCGGCGCTGTCGGTGGTGCTGACGATGCCCACGGGCTTGTTCAGGGCAATAAAGACCAGATCCTCTTCGGACCGCGGTTCAATCACCTGGCCATTAACCCTGACCGTATCCCCGGGCAGCACCTGATCCCCTACCGTGGCACGCGTGCCATTGATGTATACGTTGCCCTGATCAATATAACGATCGGCTTCCCTGCGGGAGCACATGCCGCTTTCGCTGATGTATTTATTGAGACGGGTGGACTTGCCAGTGGTCATCGGTTTTCCGGTTGCCGGTTAGAATGGGAGGCATCATATCAGGCTGGAACACGGGTCGCAGCAGGGGGTGGTTCTTTCAGGGCGTCTCTGCCATTCTTTGCGGGGCTACCCATAAATCCAACCAATTCAGAGCCGCCATGGAAAAGACACGCATAACCATCGTTGCTGTAACCTGCATTGCCCTGTTCTTTCTCGCCAACTATCTGTTCCGGTACCTGATCGGATTTACGGGTTTGATTGCCTCCCTGGTGATTGCAGCACTGATTGCGGTCTACATGAGCTTTTCAGTGGCGCGCACCCTGGAGCGGCTGCCTATGGCCGGGGAGCGTTCACGGGCTCTGTGGCTTTATGGCGGTTTTCTGGGTGCGCTGTTTCTTGCTTTCGGCGCCTGGATGTTCCTTGATGGAGGAATGGATGCAGTAACCCTCGCCACACTGTTTCTTCACTATCTGCCGTATCCGGCACTCGCCCATGTGCTGATGTCGGATAAAGCGGTCAGCGTTTTCCTGAAGAAGGAGCGTCCCGGTGACTAAAATGTTATGGTATAACGTTTTAAACTCTGACTGAAGCCCGGCCGCGGCTTGATCCGGGGTAGTGGCATGAATCTTTGTCCGGTTTGTGAGCAGGGCAGCCTTGTGGAATTCCGGGTGGTGAAGACCCGGCGGTATCTCCGCTGCCCGGTATGCGAGGCAACGGTGATGGATGAGTCGTGCCGGCTTTCTCCTGATCAGGAGCGGGATATCTACCGACTGCACGATAACGACCCGTCTGATCCGGGCTATCGTAAATTTCTTTCAAAGCTGGCAGACCCGCTGCTGGAGCGCCTGCCACCGGGCGCCACCGGGCTGGACTTCGGCTGTGGGCCCGGCCCGGCCCTGGCAAGGATGCTGGAGGCCGAAGGCATGGTTGTCAGCCTCTATGATCCCTGCTTTTACCCCTCGCAAACAGCCTTGTCCCGTACCTATGACTTCATAACCTGTACCGAGGTGGTGGAGCATCTGTACGAGCCAGCGGAGGTGTTCCGGCAACTCGATCAATTGCTCAAACCGGGTGGCTGGCTGGGGGTGATGACCTGTTTCCAGACCGACGACGACCGGTTCGACAACTGGCATTATCGCCGCGACCCCACCCATGTTGTGTTCTACCGTGAGTCCACCCTGGCATTGCTGGCTGAAAAATTTGGCTGGGTTATGGAGATCCCGAGAAAGGACGTGGTGCTTTTCAGGAGGGGCAGCCAGACGGGACACTAGGGCGCTTCCCGGGGACACTCCGGTAATGTCGGGCAGTCTTTCGGTGCCGTTACCGGGTTTGATCGGAGCAATATTGAATTGCCAAAGCGTTCCGGTGCCAGGGCAGCGGCGCAGCGGGCGGCCTTGGTGGCGGTTACCGGGCAACTTGTCTCTTCCAGGGCAAAGGCGAGGTTGTTCCAGCCTCCGGCGAACTCCGGGAAACGGTTAACCGTGCGGAGGAAATGCCCTGCCGCCTCGGTATGCCTGCCCATCTGCCAGGCCAGATTGCCTCTGGCCATGATGGCGGCTGGTTGGTCAGGCCAGGTGGTTTCCGCAGTCTTGTACGCAATCGCCGCGGCAGTGGTTCGCCCGGTTGTCTCCAGATCGTGGGCTGACTGGAGAAACCGCAGTGGTTTCGCGGTTGCCGGAACCTGATCGGGAGGCAGAATCACCACAGACCAGTTGTCGGCCCGCCCCCAGGTGTTGGTAAACACTTCCAGGGCCACGCGCTGGCGTTCGCGGGTATCGGTATGAAGAATCAGATCCCTTCGCTCCGCGTCGTAACCGATCACAACCGCGAAGTGCCACTGGGGCCACCAGTCAAATCTCAGATTCTGCATAACCAGCACCGGGTTACCCGCCGCCAGTTCTGCCAGCATGCTCTCAAGCTCGCCGTCCAGCGGATAGACCAGCATCCCGTGGGACCGAGCACCGGCGACCATCTCAACCTGCAGGGAACCTTCCCGGCCGGGGATGTAAACCAGTTCTTTGAGAACTTCCGGATCGGTCGTAAGACCCTGGCTGTTCAGCGTCATGGCCAGTGAGGCCGGACCGCATTGGTACTTTTCCTGAGGAAAAAACGGGACATCCTCCAGAATCACCTGATCTGGCAGAGAAGGGCGGTCTGTTCCAGTGTCCGGGCCCGGCCATTTCGGGGCGCTGGCGCAACCGGCCAGGAGGCCGACCAGTAAAAACAGGGTCAGCCTGACTGACGCGGCCCTCTCCCGTTGCAAAATGACTGCCACGGACCGACGCTATCGGATGCAGTTCACGAATGGGAAGATGTTAGTGGCGCACAACATATCGGTGATAATGAAGACCAGCAGAAACAGCACAATAATGCCAACCACACCCTGACCCGCAGGGGCTTCGGCAAGCTGACGTTCAAAATCCGCCAGTTCCGCCGGCGTGAGGTTCTGAATACGTTCCTTGACCTGGTCCTGGCTTACGCCCAGATCTGCCAGTTTGTCCTGGACTTCCTGATTCTCAAGCATATCGATCAGCTGTTGTCTGTCCAGCTGGACCTGTTGTTCGCCAATCATCTCGCCGGTTCCTACCATCCCGGCGGATGCGGTGGCCGACCAGACAGAGCCAAGGGCCATCATCATGGCCATGAAAAAAGAAACATACCTCAGATGCTTGCGAATTCCTGACATGGTTCACTCCTGTTTGTTGGCTACTTCAAGTTTCCGTTCAGGCCAATGCAGTATAGCTGACCGGGTGAGCATGGGGCTTGTCCCTCATGTTCAGAAGGTCGACAGGCCGGTCGCTTCCATAATCCGGTAACGCCAGTAGCGCAGCGTTGATTCGTCGGCCCAGCGCTCATAAGGCAGGCTCATAACCGGCTCGTCGCCGGGGCCTTTGTGCCATTGCTGGTCGAAGAACGCTCTTGCTTTCATTGCAACCGAAGACTGGGTCGCAACCGAGATCCACAGGTCGGTTTCCAGGTTCAGGTCATCCAGATTGCGGCGGGTAAAATTGGCGGACCCCAGCAATATCCCGGTTGTCCCACTCTCCTTCGCCAACATCAACAGCTTACTGTGGCATTGCTCACCCCGGGTATTACACCAACGTACAGGAATACCTGCCCGGACCAGTTCCATGGCCACCTGCCGGTTGGGAATACCACTTTTCTGAAGACCAAAGGCCTCGTTGTTGGCATCAAGCAAAATCCGAAGCTGTGCGCCACGTTCCGAGGCCCTGATCAGCGCCCCGACAATCCGCCGGTGTGACAGGTAGAACATCGCCAGATCCAGCTGGTCTCCGTCCGCGGCCCCGCGAATCATTTCCAAAGCCTGGTCGAGTATGGCCGATTCGGTCAGTACCGCCACTTTGTCCTTTTTACCTTCTCCGGATTCAGGCGCTTCTTCAACCCGGCTGATCCAGTCATCAAGGGATTCTGTGTCGGCACCAGACATGGCCAGCACTGCCCGTTCACTTCGCAACACATCGGCCACGGCGGGCCCTTTGAAGCTCAGCCCGACGTTGCTGTGGCGGCTGCTGCCGTCATGCGGGTTGGCTGAGGTCACGAGAGCTCTCAGGGAGCCGGCCTCATCGGCCACCACAAGTTTGCGGTGATTGGCCTTGAAGTTCAGCAGCGAAAGGTAGCTTCGAACCGTGACTGGCTTGTTGCCCAGGGCATTGTCCAGCCAGGCCCCTTTCGGATTGTTACCGAACCACTGGCAACAAAGCCGCCAGACTGAAGACCAGGTGGGGTTGCTGTCCCTGAGGGGACGAAGCGCTGTTTCAACAACGGGAATGTCGGCCTTACGCAAGGCTTCAAACCAGGGTGACGTTGTCCCGCCATACATGGTGTTCAGTGGATCGGAAATAACGATCACAGACAGCCCCGGTTTTTCCGACTTCCGGGCCAGCAGGGCTTCGGTCAGCTGCTGTGCCAGGGGCCGGTGAACGACACCTTCCGGTTTGGTGCTGTTGAACAGGAACATGTCGACAAGAATGAACTCTTCGGCCTGCCCGATCAGCCGGAACACGTCGTTGAAGATTTCGTGGTCTTTCTCTTCGTGACCGTCCGTGTAGTGACGGGTGACATCGGTCAGCAGGACAGGATCTTCCAGCGGCAGGGCTTCACCCCGATAACTGATGCCCTGAGGCAAGGGTTTGTGGGTGTGGTAGAGCCCGATTCCAGTCAGCGCGAGCAGTAACAGGGGTAAAAGCAGCTTCAGTGTCATACCGGTAATTCCATCATCCTTGAGTGAAAAGACGAAATTACCATACGTGACCTTCCTCTCAGGTAAACAAACACTTACAAAAAACACCCCTGTCGTTGTATCGCCCGACACCAACGCTTTCTAAACTAGGCAGATCAATCATTTATAACAAAGTTGCCTGTGAACGCCATCATTTCATTCATGCCGCGCCTGTTCAGTCTGCGGGCCGTTGTTCTTTTGGCTGCCGTGGTGTTTGCCCTGGCCGGAGACCAGCTGGCGCTTGTTGGCTGGGCCGATAGGGTGCTGTTCAGTATTCTCGGAGTGCCAGAGGGTGCCAACCCCACCACCATTGTGCCACAGGACAGTCTTCACAAAGCGCTGGCTGACCGGGGGCTGGTGGAGCCTCTGTGGGCGGATGGTACGGTTACTGCCGGGCTGGCCGTTACGGCACTCTTTCTGACGCTTGCTGTCCCGGTGATGGGCGCCGCCGTTTCCCTGCCTGTCACTCTTCTGCTTGGCGGTTCCCTGGTGGTTTTACAGGCGGCGCTGATGTTTTATCGCAATGCCTGGGTGCCCCTGGGGGAAGTACTGACCTTGCTGGTGGTCGGTTTTGTGGTGATGCTGTTCTGGCTTCAGCCCCACAATCGCATCCGCGCACTGACAGACAGCGTTCGCGAAGCCCGCCTCCGGTTGGCCGGACTGCTCCTGCAGCAGGGCCACACCGACGATGCCCTTGAGGCACTCAATCACTGCCCGCCCTGCGAGGGGGCTCTGGAGCTGCGTTACGACATCGCCATCCACCAGGAACGCAAGCGCCAGTATGAGAAAGCTGTAAACACTTACCGCAGCATCCGGGAGCGCAGGAAGAATTTCCGGGATACCGCCGCTCGCCTGGCGGCACTGGAGAAATTGTCGCCGGATGCCTCAGTGGTGCAAACCGGCAGCTTCGACAACAACCGCACCCTGTTGATGCCGGAACCCACGGTGAGTCGGCCGACCCTGGGGCGCTATGAAATCGAGCGAGAGATCGGCCGGGGTGCCATGGGCGTGGTCTATCTCGGCAAGGATCCGAAAATTGCCCGCACCGTTGCCATCAAGACCCTGAGCTATCAGGCGTTTGATGATGCCCTGCTTCAGGATCTGAAGGAACGTTTCTTCCGGGAAGCCGAAGCGGCGGGTCGTCTGAGTCACCCGGCCATCGTAACGGTGTATGATGTTGGGGAGGAGGCAGACCTTGCCTATATTGCCATGGATTACGCCAGGGGCCGGCCGCTCAGTGAATTCGGCAAGCCCGGGAGGTTGCTGCCGTTGCCCCGGGTACTGGATATTATTGCCCGGGTTGCTGATGCCCTGGCCTATGCCCATAGCCAGAAAATTGTCCATCGGGACGTCAAGCCGGGGAACATCATTTTCAACCCGGATACCGGCGACATAAAGATTACCGACTTTGGCATCGCCAAAATTTCCGACGACTCGCGGACCCGCACCGGCGCCGTTATGGGTAGCCCGCTCTACATGTCCCCGGAGCAGCTCAAGGGCCAGAAGGTAACTGGCGCTTCTGATATCTACAGTCTGGGGGTCACACTGTACAAACTGGTGAGCGGTGAAACGCCGTATCAGGGCGATACCCTGGCCAACCTGACTTACCAGATCCTCAACAAACGCCCGCGCAGCGTCCGGGAGTTCAATGCCGGGTTGCCCAATGGGGTGGTTCGGTTGATCAACAAGGCCATCCAGCGCGAGCCGGATAAACGCTTTGCCAGCGCCGCCACCATGGCCGAGGCCGTGCGGCGCCTGGCAGTGCGGGAAGCGGGCCAGGAGGTGTCCTGATGAGGTATCGCATTGCAGGCCAGAGTCACCGGGGTGCAGTCAGGGAATCGAACCAGGATGTGGTGGACTGGCGGGTAAACGATGCCGGTGATCAGGCGCTGCTGGTGGTTGCCGACGGTATGGGCGGCTACCAGGGCGGCGAGATTGCCAGTCGTCTCGCGGTTGACGCTGTTGTGGAAGCCCTTGAGCCGGAAATCTCCGGGCCGTCATCCGGCAAAACCGGCAGCTCAGTCAGGGAAAGCCTGGAGCGTGCTTTCGCACTGGCCAATGAACGGATACTGAGCCAGCGTTCCGAAGATCCGAGGCTCGATAAAATGGGCACAACCCTGGTGGTGGCCTGGGCAATCGACAACGAGGCACACATTGCCCACATGGGCGATTCCCGGTGTTACTGCCTGCGCGGCGGCCAGGCGGTCTGCCTGACCCGGGACGATACCGTGGTCCAGAACATGCTGGAAGATGGCAGCATTACCGAGGCCGACGTTCCCAATGTACCTTTTAGAAATGTACTTACCCGTGCGGTGGGTGCAGTTGAGCAGGTGCAGCCCAGTTACCGGGTTGAGTCCTTGGAAAAAGGTGATGTGCTGTTGCTGTGTTCCGACGGGTTGCCCCATTCTGTCCCGGAAGCACAGTGGCTTGAGATTTTGAGGGACAGTGACGGCATGGAGCGCAGGGTTCAGGCTCTTGTTGAAGCCGGCCTGGCAAACGAGGCCGGCGATAACGTGTCTGTGGTATTACTGACGTTGGAGTATTGAGGAAACTGACATGGCTTCGCTTTCGCAACTGGTGGACAACGTGGTGGTCAACACCTTTGAACTCGGGCAGCCGGAAACCCGCCTTGGCCGCCGCCCGGATAGTGACATCCGGATTGATGAAATCTCGGTGAGTGGCCAGCACGCGCTGATTGAAGCGGTACCCAATGCCTATCTCGAAGACGCCGTGGATTACTACATTACCGACAGCAACAGCACCAATGGTACCTTTGTCAACGAATTGCGGATTGAGGGCCGGCAGCGGCTGAACAGTAACGATAGGGTGCGTATCGGCTGGAATGAGTTCCGCTTCATTGATGAAGAAGAGCAGGCGATGGAAAAGACGGCCTATATCCTCGACTGACGAAAAATGCCGGCCGGATATTACCGGGCTCGTTTGATAACCAGCCTTGAAAAACGAGGGAGAAGCGAGGATGCGTCCGGAGCGGGGCTCACACCGGCAATCAGTGCTTGCGCATCAAGCCCTTCCCGGGTCAGGTCCGGCGCCTGTACTTCCAGGTAGGCGCTCATGACGGTATCCGTGAACTCTGGATGGAACTGCACACCCCAGGCGCAGGGGCCGATTCTGAACGCCTGGTTAGGCTCGAAACCGTTGCGTCCCAGCAACACCGCGCCGGCGGGTAAGCGCAGTACCGACTGCCGGTGCGTCAACTGGGCCGGGAAAATCGCCGGCAGTCCCCGGAACAGGGTGTCTGAGTCGGCTTCGGGAAGCAGCTCAACCTGATGGGTGCCGGTCTCCCGGCCTTTCGGGTGATACCCCACTTCGCCGCCCAATGCATGGGCCAGCAGCTGATGCCCGTAGCAGACTCCGAGTACCGGGATTTCACCGGCAACCGCCCGTGCCAGCCAGGCCCCGGTATTTTCGCTCCAATCGGCCCGGTCACTCACCATGGCGGGGGAACCTGTCACCACAATGCCATCCCAGTCTTCAGGGCTTCCGGGTAGCTCGCCGGCTTCCACATTGGTGACAGTAATATCCAGCTCCGGTAACAGTCCGCGCAGGAACCAGTCGTCGAAATCACCGAATTGCACCAGGAGGCCAGGGTAGGTGCTGCCTGTTTTCAGGACCACCACCCGCGCCTTGCGGTTCGGGGAAGGGTTCTGCTGCACGGTGCGGTTTTCCTGCATGGCGTGAGCCTCTGGCTTACTGGTCCGGCAGCTCGGCGTTGTGGAATACATTCTGCACATCGTCCAGTTCGTTCAGCATATCCAGGAATTTTTCGAACATGGGGATGTCATCGCCTTCCACCGGTGTGGTGGTCTTGGGCAGGAACTGGATTTCGTCCACCTCAAAGTCGATGCCTTCGATTGCGTCTACCAAAGCCTGACGCGCCTTGGCATATTCCGTGTTTGGCGTGAAAACCGTAATCAGGCCGTCCTCGTTTTCAATGTCGGTCACGTCGACGTCCGCTTCCATCAGTGCTTCCAGAACGGCTTCCTCATCATCGCTCTTGAACGCAAAAATGGCACTGTGATCAAACATGTGGGCAACGGTGCCCGGGGTGCCGATCTTGCACTTGGTCTTGGTGAAGGCCAGGCGCACGTCGCCAAAGGTGCGGTTAGGGTTGTCAGTCAGGCAGTCCACAATCACCATGCAGTTGCCCGGTCCGTAGCCTTCGTAGCGGGCAGGGGAGTAGTCTTCACCAGCGCCACCCCGGGCCTTCTCAATTGCCTTCTCGATAACGTGGGAGGGTACCTGGTCTTTCTTTGCACGGTCGATCAGGCCACGAAGTGACAGGTTGCCATCCGGGTCTGTGCCGCCGGATTTGGCGCTCATGTAAATCTCGCGTCCGTACTTGCTGTAGACCTTGGTTTTTGCCGCAGCCGTCTTGGCCATGGACTCTTTACGGTTCTGGTAGGCTCTGCCCATATGCGCTGCCTCTTGGTTCTCTGGAAAAGGCCGGATTTTACTCAACATTGCCGGCTGGTGACAGGGTTATTTCGATTCGGGCAGAGACTCCGTTTCAGGTTATACGCGATCAACCGGCCTGCGATAATTGTCGCGGGTCAATTCTCTGACATCCCTCAAGTGACGATTTCTCAAGTGACGATTTGTTGTCGCCGGCCTTCAGGCCAACCGGGGTACCCGTTTGATTCCGCGGCGAATGCCCTGTTCAAGGGCCGTACGCACCACTTTTCCGGTAAACGGCACAATGTCGTCAAAAGAGATGGTGTAGTTCACCCGGGTCTTGCCTTCCGGCGTGTCCTCAAACCGGATCCGCCCCAGATGATTTCGGATCGGGCTCATACTGGTGATGGTGTACTCAATCAATGAATCCGGCTCGAAATTGGTGACTGTCTCTTCCAGGCCTACCGGCCCGATGCCAATCTTGCGGACCGAGCCGATGCCATTCGGGTCGGCCTGGTGGCTGTCCCTGATGCGTTTGGCCGGCGCACCCAGAAGTTTGCCAAAACGATGGTGATCGGCAAACAGGGCAAACACCTTTCTTCGGGGCAGGTCAAAGGTTTCATCAATTTCAATCCTGTACATGGCCATGGGCTCACTCTTTCTATCCATTTATCGGCCAAGACTAACCCTTTGGCTTCTGCAACAAAAGTCGTAGCAGGCGGCAGGTTTCAATCTGGCC is a window encoding:
- a CDS encoding PA2778 family cysteine peptidase, whose product is MAVILQRERAASVRLTLFLLVGLLAGCASAPKWPGPDTGTDRPSLPDQVILEDVPFFPQEKYQCGPASLAMTLNSQGLTTDPEVLKELVYIPGREGSLQVEMVAGARSHGMLVYPLDGELESMLAELAAGNPVLVMQNLRFDWWPQWHFAVVIGYDAERRDLILHTDTRERQRVALEVFTNTWGRADNWSVVILPPDQVPATAKPLRFLQSAHDLETTGRTTAAAIAYKTAETTWPDQPAAIMARGNLAWQMGRHTEAAGHFLRTVNRFPEFAGGWNNLAFALEETSCPVTATKAARCAAALAPERFGNSILLRSNPVTAPKDCPTLPECPREAP
- a CDS encoding serine/threonine-protein kinase, which encodes MNAIISFMPRLFSLRAVVLLAAVVFALAGDQLALVGWADRVLFSILGVPEGANPTTIVPQDSLHKALADRGLVEPLWADGTVTAGLAVTALFLTLAVPVMGAAVSLPVTLLLGGSLVVLQAALMFYRNAWVPLGEVLTLLVVGFVVMLFWLQPHNRIRALTDSVREARLRLAGLLLQQGHTDDALEALNHCPPCEGALELRYDIAIHQERKRQYEKAVNTYRSIRERRKNFRDTAARLAALEKLSPDASVVQTGSFDNNRTLLMPEPTVSRPTLGRYEIEREIGRGAMGVVYLGKDPKIARTVAIKTLSYQAFDDALLQDLKERFFREAEAAGRLSHPAIVTVYDVGEEADLAYIAMDYARGRPLSEFGKPGRLLPLPRVLDIIARVADALAYAHSQKIVHRDVKPGNIIFNPDTGDIKITDFGIAKISDDSRTRTGAVMGSPLYMSPEQLKGQKVTGASDIYSLGVTLYKLVSGETPYQGDTLANLTYQILNKRPRSVREFNAGLPNGVVRLINKAIQREPDKRFASAATMAEAVRRLAVREAGQEVS
- a CDS encoding protein phosphatase 2C domain-containing protein; the protein is MRYRIAGQSHRGAVRESNQDVVDWRVNDAGDQALLVVADGMGGYQGGEIASRLAVDAVVEALEPEISGPSSGKTGSSVRESLERAFALANERILSQRSEDPRLDKMGTTLVVAWAIDNEAHIAHMGDSRCYCLRGGQAVCLTRDDTVVQNMLEDGSITEADVPNVPFRNVLTRAVGAVEQVQPSYRVESLEKGDVLLLCSDGLPHSVPEAQWLEILRDSDGMERRVQALVEAGLANEAGDNVSVVLLTLEY
- a CDS encoding FHA domain-containing protein; translated protein: MASLSQLVDNVVVNTFELGQPETRLGRRPDSDIRIDEISVSGQHALIEAVPNAYLEDAVDYYITDSNSTNGTFVNELRIEGRQRLNSNDRVRIGWNEFRFIDEEEQAMEKTAYILD
- a CDS encoding PA2779 family protein yields the protein MAMMMALGSVWSATASAGMVGTGEMIGEQQVQLDRQQLIDMLENQEVQDKLADLGVSQDQVKERIQNLTPAELADFERQLAEAPAGQGVVGIIVLFLLVFIITDMLCATNIFPFVNCIR
- a CDS encoding phospholipase D family protein, translating into MTLKLLLPLLLLALTGIGLYHTHKPLPQGISYRGEALPLEDPVLLTDVTRHYTDGHEEKDHEIFNDVFRLIGQAEEFILVDMFLFNSTKPEGVVHRPLAQQLTEALLARKSEKPGLSVIVISDPLNTMYGGTTSPWFEALRKADIPVVETALRPLRDSNPTWSSVWRLCCQWFGNNPKGAWLDNALGNKPVTVRSYLSLLNFKANHRKLVVADEAGSLRALVTSANPHDGSSRHSNVGLSFKGPAVADVLRSERAVLAMSGADTESLDDWISRVEEAPESGEGKKDKVAVLTESAILDQALEMIRGAADGDQLDLAMFYLSHRRIVGALIRASERGAQLRILLDANNEAFGLQKSGIPNRQVAMELVRAGIPVRWCNTRGEQCHSKLLMLAKESGTTGILLGSANFTRRNLDDLNLETDLWISVATQSSVAMKARAFFDQQWHKGPGDEPVMSLPYERWADESTLRYWRYRIMEATGLSTF